The nucleotide sequence ATGGGCAGTCAGGATTCATCAGGATGCCAAGAACGAACAACTGAGCACAACATCCTGGATCCTGGGGTTCAAGACAAGATATGGCTGCCCACAAAATCTGTTCCCTCACACAGACCTTCACAAAATAATCTAAACATGCACTCTCTATGCAACAGACTCTACAACTACTGTGGCCAAACTGTATTTTCTATCAGAGTCTTAATGAGAATCTGCATTCTGATAATCGAAAGACCACACAAAGCTGCTGTTCACAGTGCCTTAAAAAAACTTCTATTTTGagaaacttctgttttcagaacTTCAAAAGGTTTGTTATATAAATTTCACTTCAGAATCACGTCAATTCTATCTCAAGCCCTTCAAAGGCTGCCTCAAAACTTCTTACTCCTGTACCTACTTGCCACTACTATTACAGGATATATGGTAGTCAGCTACATTTTTACAGAACCCACTCACTACcattcaaattaaaaacaaaacaaaacaaccaaaaatctTCCTCAGTTCCTCAGAGAATTTAAGGGCTAGTCTGTTAGACAAAACACAGAACACATAATGACCTCATCTGACAATTCTAAAGCAAGCCAGAATTTCATACATGGTATGTAGTTAATTTGCTACACATCCCCTTCACTTCTTATTAAAAACAGTGGGTGTAAACTCACCAAATTTAGCAGAATATCAGTAATTCTTGccctttaaaaagagaataaaaacgTACCTCTACTTAaccttaaaaaacccaacaaactccTCAAGACCTACTTCCACTCAGACTGCTGCAGTCCTGTAGTGGCAGCAGAAACACACTACTGCCCTTCCAAATAAAGGGACCCTGTTTAGAGTGTCATGTTTTTAAACTATTCCCATTAGATCcacaggaggaggcaggaagTAAAACATCATTAACACAACTTCAAAGAAAGAGCAAAGTATGAACCATTTGCACTAGATGAGAGTTTTACAAGTTGTTTTAAAGAGATGACAGGCCAGCTGGTTTAATAGGAGATACTCCCAGCAAAAAGCAGAGCCAATGTGACATCCTTGTGACTAGAAAGACAGCAGCACTTGCACATGCATTCATTAGGacaaaatttaaagcaaataaatgcacATCATTACTTGCTGCAAATTTAAGGACAAACAGATTAGAGTGATACAGAAGTAATCTGCTGAAACTACAAACTCCCAAAGACAGAACACAAAAGATCTCCCAGTCCCGTCCTTTAGAAGCTCACAGGAAGGACAAATTTATCAAGGATGGGACTGAAGTATGTGTGAACTGCCCACCAGAAATTACAAGCAATATTTGCAGTATAGCAGGAAAACCCTGTCAAACTCTACCTTAATTCATGTAATTAACACCCTGCAGACTTGTGTTCATGTCAGATAGTTCCAGAAGTAGTGTGCAATTTATCTTCTTGAAATTGTCTAAAAGCAGCTTCAAGAAAAATTTCCACAGCAATGTGTTACTAAGAAAAGCTACATTTTACTCAGAACAAAGAAATGGTTCATTTGCTCCAAAGCATTAGCATATACAGAGCTTTATCAGTGACATGGTGAAAACAGGATCCACCTTTTGGAtacatttctttcattaataTGCCCAACCTAATTATTTTCAACAAAACTGGATCAAAGCAAtttctttacattaaaaaatttctaCCTCTCCTCAAGGTATTGATTTATAAGATATCATCCAAGTGTGGATCTAAGTAGGGTACTCCACTGGACACAAGAAACCATACATATCTGAATTTTATCTTTGTGTGTTTGATTACAAGCTGAATATGAGTAGCTGGATAAAAACTACCTAGCACTGGTTTGGTCTTACATGGAAACTGTTAATGAAGTTCAGTATCAGGCATTtgaaatttgccttttttcattttgagtcTGTAAGCAAAAAGAGCCAGCCATACTGCATATAATTTTTGGTTAAAGTTTCCTTAAATATTCTATGGAAATAAAAGCTAAGCCACACGCTCCTAGAGACTGAGCATATCAAACTAACACTACCTGCAGTAGTATCTTAAAAATCTTCAGTGTTATCAAGAGTAGCATCACAAGGAGAATTAGAAAAGCAATGCCATGCCCAGTAATAATTTCAGAACAGTTAACAAAGGAAATGTCAATTTTCCTAATCTACAATTGGGGGGGGAGTtgtacacaaaaaaataatgggcagactaaaagcaaagcacagtACAAAACAAATGTGAAATCCATTCTTGTAATGAAGTTAGAATTATAACTCTATCCTTTAATAAAGATTTCTGAAAATCACATTAGGGGTCATTACTtagcaagaaattaaatatatagtCTATGCTCATCAAGAAAAGgctacaaatttaaaaaatatctcaaatttaaaaaaagttttaaggCCTCATTCCAACACTCTTGAATTTCCTGTTTCACTGTGGTATTTCACTTTAATTTCACTGCAAGACCTCCTTGGACAAAAACTCTTCTTATGAAGCTGAAGTTATCTTTAAGCAACTCAAGCATTCAAGGCCACTATGTGCAACAAACTAAGCAGCAAAACTAAAGCCAATTTTTCTTCACACAGCATAGAGGCTTTTGCTAGTCACTGTGTGAAAACTTCAGGTAACCACATACCTAAGCAAATTTTGAATATACAGCAGAATTCCATGAGGTTTCAAAAAAGTGCTATGATTTTCAGTATTGTCAAGTTTGGTGTACTTGAGATTGATGAAAAGGTTTTCCCTGAAACTGCCAGGTGGAAAATCTGCAGGTTCCATTTCTCATTCTTCTACTTCACCAACCTGAATCTCTATTTCTTCATAGGGCTCTACATTAATACTTGTTGTGATGCAGCTCACAGATGCAGCAGTATTAACATCTTAAATCCAAGGAAACTCTATTCTATAATTTGAGCTACACAATTTTGTGACTGTAAAGACTGTTTTAACTTACTAGTTAAAACCTAAGTATTTTCAGCACTTCAACCAATACATCCCCCAGAAGAGGAAATAGTGGTAATTAACATTTAAATGCTGCTATTTCTGAGACCACACGAAGTCACATTCCCAAAATCAAATACAGCACAAATGCAatgcaggggaagaaggggagagggggcaGTGTGGCTGAAGGACTACCTGAGCAGATATGAAGGAAAGGCATTCCCTGAAGAGAAAACGTACTCAAACATCTAGAAACATATTCCCTCCCCCTAAGACTCTTAAAAATGCAACcataaaagataaatattaatataGAGCCCATCTACCGAAAGAGAATAAAAACCctaacttaaaataaatttagggGCCTTCACCAAACTTGCTGCAAGTTTGGGGACATAAATATCCAACAGCCATAAAGCTGTGAAAGCCCCcagaatgaataaaataaatcccactTGCCTCAGACTGAACAGGGCAACACTGAGACTCTGCCTCAGCCTGTCCTATGGCAGGGCtataggaagaagaaaaatttaaattttagaaaaaacatGACCCAATTAAGTGAAAGACATGCATTCAAAGTTAACAAAATTCCAGTgatcaagcaaacaaaagaaaatgactgCTATTGCATCTATTTCTTTAGGCCCAAACAAAACTCCTTACAGTTGGTAACTATTTCTGAATTGGACACTTTTTATTGATCAATGGAACACAAGTCAGTTGGTCttggagcattttttttcccagaactgATAGTACTTGCTGTACCACTTGACAAAAAGTAGAGTTATAAATTCCATCAGCCACTGAAATGTTCACCCTCACCTCAGTATGTAGAAGCTAGACCAGTACAATTATTAAGAcatttactattatttttaactgtCATTAGTAACCATTTTAAATTGCAGCCCCAGCTCATGGACTGATATATCCACCTCAATTTAACTGAAGAGTCATTAATGCCCTTCTTGCTGTTTATAAAACTGAAGcaatcttaatatttttttaatcttgcatGCAGAATTCTTTGATTCCTATAAAATAAGTGTAGGTTATATACTCCAATTTTATCCAGGTTTCAAGGAAGTTATATAGTTCTGTTTAAGCACTGATCAAGAGCTTCATACactaaaatatttgcagaaatcATTGAAGGCAGATGCAGCTGAATGTGTTTCTAGAAGCTTGTTTATATTCTCCCATGCATGCACAGAGTGAGGAAGTGTTATGCACTGAAATTGTTAGATATACATCCCAGCCTCAAATTTATTATTAGCATGTAAATATCTCATctgtggaagaaggaaaaagaccCAATCCAAAtctcagaaaattaaatttttagtCCATATAAGCCGGCTAAattttcaagattttatttaaagcaacCTTTGTCAAAGGCAAAAGACATTTCAAAGGCATATGAAACATCCATAAAGGACTTCTGAAAAACTAGCCCATGCTTTTCCAAGGTTCTTTCATGCTAGTCTCaacacttttgttttaaaatcagcagGTATGAGATCAGTCTCTCATAATGATACACTGAGACCAGGCATAAAGTAATTCAGAACCTCTTAACACATGCTAGATGCCataaattttaagtattttgctAAATGTATTTTCCCACCTGTTTCTGAAGATTTTCTTGCAGCCTGCTTTTTTTATTCAACATTTATGAGGCTGATCAAAATCCATTTGCATCGTTTTAATTCTAACTAAGGATTAGCCACGGCAAATGTAggcaaatactgaaaaataaagctttagcCCATGCAGTTATATCACTAGATTCCTGCAACAGATCTAGAAGAGATTTGCTATTCTGTCATCATAAAAGGCTTCTAAAATCTCTTTCCAGGGCAGAGAGAAACTAAAGCAAAATCTGTCTGCATGGCTGCATTCCATTAGAGATTTTGCTGGCTCAACTATGTTGTATTGTAAACCAAGCCTTAGTCTTTATACAAACAATTAGCACATTCAAAGtagtttctctctttttgggAAAATGCACCATAAATCCAACTCTCTGAATATTAAGAAGCAGTATCCAAATAAATGAAGGCAGGGACCACCAGACAACATATGCACTGAAATACCCAGCTGTTTATAGAGAAGAATACACACAAGAGACATAGGAGGAACTAAAGGTAGCCACATCACAGCACTTACAgcacagaaatgacagaagcAGGAAAGTATTCACATGAAAAATCATGGAAAAATTGTTCACCTGCTTGCTGGTTAACTGTTAGAGTACCATATGAATAACAAATGGCAGTACTTAGTTGAGGAACTATCATAACATTACAACTAAGGAAAGCTCAGTCTTAATGTGTGTCCAACCTGTAAGTCTACACAGTATTAGCTACAAAATGGTACTATTATTGGTACAATGAGACAGTCACtatttaaaagaggaaaactctTAATTAATACAACTTGCAGAATATGCTGAGTTAAAAGTACATGCAGTAAGGTTTTTAAGTATTTATCCCAATAAAAGTAGGGGTCCAAAACCAACATACCAATGAGTTATGCAGACACCAAAGGGAGAAAGTATTTACTTTACTAGGGGCAGTGGAGTAAAGCATCCTTACAGCAGCAATATGATCTTCAGAAAAAGCTACAAGGCCTAtagttttaaaagcagaaattaagatCCATTCACAATGTATTAATTTTATGTGTAGTATCATAAAAAGCATGAATGTaagacactaaaaaaaattctctccagTGTTTTGTAATTATCTTCATTagataaagaaaaacagaaggcaaCTTGAGTGTAAAAGCACTGCCTGGCAAAAGAGTTTCATCTGTTAGACTTGTGTATAAAGCAAGATGAAAAGCTAACAGAAGATTTGACACCAAGGCCCACTCAGCACATTTGCAAGCCAAATACTGCACATCTGACAGGTGATCAGCAGGTTTCAGTGATCAGAGAGAACTGCTTCTCATCAGAGGCTTGGAGTTATGGTCTTAGAACTactaacacttaaaaaaaaagtgcctgaTAATTTGTAATGGTTAAACTAAGGCCATTCAGCTGCAATTCATGTACTGGCTGTTACAGTGCTTACATGAGCCATTCCATTACCCCAAGTCTGAAGCAGAGAGAATGTAGTATTTTAGTTGTACTGTATTTGTGGATTGTTAAAAGACAGTACAGAATAAAGCCACGTGAAGTACTTGAGGGCAGCTAGAAAACCAAGACTTTCAAGACAAAGAGCCAAAATGCTCAATATTATAACTAAGCAAAAAATGTCCACTaccaagaaaaatattagtGGAACATGAATTGATATTAAAATGTTGATAAAATTTCTAAGCTAGCCTGAAAGAGGTATCCCCATAAATCAAATTGCACAGGTAAGGCTTGAGGCTGGAACATGTATTTAAAGTTGACCTGCAAATGAAAAGTTCACCAATCCTTTTCTCCCTTGTTGTGATGAGACCAGGGAAGCTCTTacctcccttccctccaacATCTCCCTCTACATTTTAGTTCTTATTATAAATATAGCACACTAACAAGGGGATACTAGACACTGAGAGACTTACAACCTTTACCATACTCTCATAAACAGGTAAGTGACTAATTCACATGGGCAAGACCTCTCTGATAAATAATGAGAAGAACTGATTACAGTCTCTCTTACTCTTAGACACTTTCTATTAAATGGCTCAAGAAACTCAGCCAATATCTGATCATAGCACTTAAGAGACGGTTCATCTTTCAGACTCTCCCAAGATCTGAAATTCTGaacatttaaagtaaaaataacagCATATTACAAATTACTCTTGCTCTAGTCTTTTGTACACTGGTCAAactgcttttttgtcttttgcagGTCAACTTCAATACAACATCAACTGGAGGTCACTCACCCATGTGACATGCACCTAAGCTTCTAGAAATCTTAATCTAAAAGATTCCTGAAATTCATATGCCCATTAAAGAGAGTCAGCCAAAGAATGAACTAACAGGACACATCCGGCACTAGGATGCATCTTAGGGCAATCACTTCTACAGCCTACAAGTTCCAGGACTAGAAAACATTTAAGATTTATGAGGACAAGAAAGCACAAATAAAGAAACGTATGCATTAAGAGAAGTCACAACCAAGAGTTAAGATGTGCCTCCTGCAGCCTCATTTTTGAGGAGTGAGTTAATAAGTGTACAGGTCTTTGTCTACTCAGATGTGCAGCTAAGGAGTGACTTAACTTTTAGAACAACAAATTCAGATCTTATCAAAACAGCACCAATAATTGTGTTTGTTACATCAATAGCTACCATGGCATGCATCTGTACAAACCTTTCAGGCAGTTGTCCACATCTGGTCACGAATAAAAAGGCATAtaaatttttatcttcttttattACAATGAAGTTTATAACAGTACAGAAAAGTCACACGACCTTAGTGGGTCAGTTTACTTAAACCCTGGAACAGGAGTAACtctaaatacattaaatattgtTACAAGTTCAGACTTAAATGTACAAGTAGTTGGGAACAGTTACAGCCCTCACCAAACTATGTTGGGGACGTGAAGTCCAACAGCACTTGAAGTGCTGTGAAGGCATCATTTCACAAAGAGCAACATAATGTCACAGAACTTGCCTTTAAGGTGGTATGTTCATGTAATTCCAGCGCCTTCACAATTTAACGAACCATATTTACTATACTTCACTTCTAAAAACCTAgatgaaacatgaaaaagaagccATACAGTATAAATTGCAACATCAGGAAAACTTCCTGTTAttattccaaataatttttttcccatgtaaaaTAAGAATGTCCAATAGCTCCTTGCATGTGGGAAggtacttatttttttttttttaaagtcacaaTGAAGCCTTAATTGACGGAAGCTGGGCTATATTAACAGCACAAGATGAGAAAACGTTTAATCTCCAAACCTATTAGAGCGTCTGCAGTAGCATCAGTAGCGGCCACCCTGCGACATGACCGGAGGTCTCATTCCCATGGGAGGTCGAGGAGGTCCACTTTGATATGGGGGCACCATCGGGGGGCCCTGACCGTACGGAGGCATCGCTCCAGGAAGATACCCTGGCATGCCCTGGTGATGAGCACCATACTGACCTATAAACAGAACATTTAAGATGCAAAGTGgtatgaagaggaaaaaaaagcccttgatGCTCTGTGAGAACTGCTCAGCAGTAACTAAAACATCTGTTATCATTGTTTTCTGCACAAATCCAAGACATAGCCCATACTGGcttctatgaagaaaattaacaatCCTGTCACAAACCAGTACATACATCTGAGCTTCTGCCATGATCTAATCTGTGTGAAATGTAACAACTGCAATATATTATCTGCAAAGACTTAAGATATCATAAACATATGACTGAGTATATGCCTTTCAACAGGTGATTCCAACCTCTTCAAGGTCAGAACAAATTTATTGAGATGTAATCATTGTTCTCTTGTATTTTGCAATATCCACTATGATGCTGACTTCCCatattggtttgttttgttttgtctgttttgtgaAAAGCTTCACCCTCCCCACTGGTATACATCACTGTGAGTTTTAGAAGAGTTTATAGTGAAGGCAAAtcttttcaagaaataaaagctaGGGAATTATGATTACCATGAGGTGGCATGGGAGGTCTCATTCCTTGTTGTGGAGGGATTCCTGGCTGTGGTGGCATCATACCTCCAATTGGTCCAACTGGTGGATTACCCAAGGAAGCTTGTCCTGGTCGAGGAAGATTACGCTGATATTTAGGCAACTGTGCCCTTCTCTCTTCCTACAACCAGGAACAGACAGACAACCACAACACATAGTAAGACTCAAATGTACCAAACTAAAGAGTATAACAAAGCAGATTACAGATACTACATTATTTCAACTACCCTACAAGTTCAAAAACTGCTAGTAGTAACATTATACAGCAGCATCAGGATTTCCCCCACTTCCTTcaaaattaatgtattaattCACACTAGAATCTACCATTCTAGCACAAATTTTCCTCCCTCAGCTAAAGAAAGCCTGTTCCTCATACCAAGTTGAGAAAAAGGTAACAACAAATCTAAAGCTATCTGAACTGAAATTAAGGTTGCTTTTATCCATAAATCTGAGTGTAAGAGCACTGAGACTACTCCAACCTTAAGTCTTTTGTCCTAAACTCATTTGCTACACCTATTTGATTTGACATCAAGGTCTATTTTGGGGTCAGTAACCTATCACTACTAAACTAAGGCTGAGATCCTGTGATATTCCAGTCAGCACTTTGCAACTCAAGTTCTCTCAATACTTGGTTGTTACACCAGCCAGGCACAGTCTGTACTCTCACCGTTATTAAAATACACATAACGCAGAAGAAATACTATTTCATCAGCCACATCAGcaaaaacagcatttttcaatATGACAATGAAAATCTTTTAACTTACCAGTGATATATCCTCATCTGGATGGATCAACTTACTGGTTGCACTGGTTGTTGTGAGGGTTGCAGGCTTACTTGTTATAGATGTAGCTGGTTTAGCTGCAGTACTGTTTGTCGTGCTAGTGGTTGAGGCTGTAGACTGCGTGTAAGCAGGGAATGTAGGTTTTGGGGGTTCTGTTGTTGTTGCAGGTGTAGAATTCAAAGGTTTGAAATCAGTACCAACTGGACCTGgaacagctgctgcagcctgtggaacACAAGAGATAGATCAGTATTTATTTCTCAAAGCATAAGAAAACCTATATGATGTCTGTTAAAACTCTGAAACTTTCCAGTAAGATACATAATTAAAACAAGCTTGACAAAAGTAAAGTTCAGCCTTATTGCACACTagagcaactgaaaaaaagacaaaataaaccccagtatatacacatatacacacacacgcacacacacacacacacacagaggaaagtCTAAAATTGGCAGGTCAAAAGCCAcaactagaaaaaaaggaaaaccaacaaaacgTCCCCTCCGCTATCACaatttttatctaaaaatacTGAGTTTGGTAAATGCCTCTTTCCTGATTCACTGTTCCATTAACAGTCTGTAAGTATAAATTCACGGTTCTCactaaataaaatacttaagCAACCATTAGAGTCTGGCTTAAAGTGTTAGTCGTTAAAATTaggtatttaagaaatattttaattaaatatttaagaaagcTCTATTGTGTCAGCGTTTAGCACTGTCTCTATAAAaacactgcagtatttttcataAAGTACTCTCTCTCTCTATGGATCTTTGATCTCGCTGCTGAATTAAGAATCAATATGAAAGGCAAATACGAGATCTACTACAGATTCCAGGATGTcatatttcctgtatttttcttatattaGAAAAGTTTGCTTTACCAGGCTCTCTCTGAAGATGCAATACTCTCCAAAGCAAGCTTTGGTTAtgagaaaatgcttttgtttctggtCACGGTACATTTACAATTATCTGAACTTTCTAATcaaaagaaagtatttaatttttgcaCACAATGCAAGTTACAGGATTCCCTACATTATGATGTACTATATTACACAACATAAACTAAAAAGCCTTCACCATGCATCAAGCTAACCACTGCCCACTAAAATGCATTTAACTGCTTTCATGCTCTTTTAACCCTTTAGAACCAGGATGCAGCATTTCATTCTTTCACACTAAGAACAATTGGGCACTTTGGTATGCTTATTTCTAGTGAGATGCAACTCGCAATCAAGGACTCTACAGTTTTTCCAGCTCAACATAATGAGGAATGTAACAGAAATTATCTAAAGATGTTTAGTcaatttcagatttttacaGAACGGTCCAAAGGGTTAAGTTGCAAAGCAATTTGTTTTTAACTGTGACTTCCTGCGTACTTGTGCTGTGCTAGGAAACAGAGCGTTAGAAGATGCTGACAGACTTTCTGAATTGGAGGAAGCTGTACTTGAGCTTGTGACAGGTGTCCCCATCTGTAgcataaaagaaaggaaatggtgaAAAGTCTCCAAACAAATGGGTGGATAGTAGCCAGATGAAAGGATTTCTTACGCTAAGTCCTTTCTTACTAAAGGACTGTGCTTTTGTAAATGAGTACTTTCCCTGCAGAAGTCCAAAATGCAAATTAGTACTCTATGAAGGTTTCTGCAACATACTTCAAAGCAAGTAAAAACTTCAGAACAAGTGCAATCAAAGGGCAGAGGTCACAAGGCACTACCAATCACCCACTTCCCTCCCCAAAACCTCTGAACAGATTTTTACTACCTTAACTTATTcctaaactttttaaaagtaaaaagccTCCTAATTCAGGCAATGGTTATGCAGTTTAACATGACTACAGAATAAATTAGTACATCTATAGGTAGAGAGCCATTATGAAAGGGAGAGAACAAGTCATGTCAAGGTTTATACTCTGGAAATTTTAGGTAAAGTTCTATGCAATCAGAATCCTGTAGCTGACTAACACGTCTTCACCCACCCAAAGCACCCTTAAAACAAATAACTAAAGGGATTAAAAAAGTGTTTGGCCTACTCCTTCCTTGCCCACATGCTTACAGAACTTCTGCCTGGTTTTATAGTTGTTGTAAGACAAACAAAAGACTCTTAAAACTCATTCAAGCAGTACACTAAATTAAACATAAGCATCAACACAAGCAAGAAACTTAACCAGTCCTTTCTTGGGTCTCCTCAATAATAAAGAGTACACACTGACACGATTTGAAGAATATAAGGAGAGATTCCAGGCTATGAGCTACCTTACCTGCCCTGCACTTGGGAAGAGTGGTTTAGTAACTGGAGGCTGAGGGGTAGGTGCTgatgcagcaggagctggaggtcTGTTAAGAATGCCCGGTGCTGTAACAGGCTGTGCTTGGGTCATTGGAGGCATTCCAGGTCGAGGACCAACAGGAGGTGGCATACCTACAAAACACAAAGTAACACATCAGGCTGGAGGGATTAACAACACCCCTTACAGGCTACTGTTAACAGTGTTTCTTAAAGTCTCTCAAAGAAGATGTATTAAGgcatcagtaaaataaaacatgacaAATGTTTGCAGTCAATAAATGTCCATGTACAGGCAGTAACCTCACACTTCAGAGCAATACTGAATTGTATTTTCTATAGAGCTTCAATTGCAAAGTGTGTGCGCTCACAACACAATTAAAGCAGTAACTGTTTCCAGGACACGGTGTTTATGCTGCCAAGCACGCCATAAAGGCCTTACAAAATCCAAAAGATGCAGCCATTATGAACAGTATCAGAGCTGTGACCAAAACAAAGATCAGCTTTGCTAGGGGTCTTTAGCACAATGGAACAATGACACAAGTTTACTTTCTGCAGCCTTTTATCCAACAGCCCAGATCAGTTCTATTGTATTATTGTGCAGAACCAGGCTGTTAACATCATATCAATGACATTTGTCTATATCAATGGGAAACCAGAACATCTCAAGCCATCACAGTATGGCTGCAGGTCAGGTGCAACACTCAGAACTCAAGGCTGTTAAGAGCTGCACAAACTTGAGAAACATCTCTCCTAGCTATGGTAGGAGACCAAACTCCCACTTAGTTTCTTCACACAGCAGGTTCATTTCTTGGATATTTCTTATTTCCCACATTTTCAATCACTATGATTTTCCAAGTACAGCCACAGACATTAAGAAAGGGATGAAGAGATACTAGGCAACACAAAAGCCAGAGAAGGTGCAACAGGAACAGGAGAATGTATtctaatttttacttttaaagtggtaccaaataattatttataatcAAAAGCCATAAAGCCATAAATCAACTTCAGCTGTGCACTACAGTAGCTTCAATGGCAATCAATCCCCACAAAGGCAGTAGCATAAGTCTGTATAATTCTGTATAGAAATCTTAAATCTtagtggaaagaaataaatataattttgctcTCACCATAGTACGAGTTCGACAACCCTGACCTACCTGGTGGCATACCAGGCATAAGGGGGGGTATTCCTGGCCCAGGAGGCATCATTCCACCCATAGGCATCATCCTAATGAACAGAAGATAAGCACTGGTATGAACACTCATGATAAACTTTTAGGACAATTGGCACATACCTGGATCAGATAAAAATTTACGGTAAATAACTTCTCAGAGGCAATTCAATACCAGCTGTCTCCACAGTTAGAAATGTTTTCccacagcaaaagaaacacccaaagaaacaaacaaaaacccaagaaaatccTTAAACACCTTTTATTTGAACTTAATTCCTCAAGCTTTCACTTCCATTATTGCCAGATTTCCAGAACTGGTGTCTGTTAAAATCTCTTTCAAGCTACTAGTTTCAGCAGAGTGTTCAAGAATCTGATCTTGGTACACTCAGAAAAACTGTACATTGTAAAACC is from Calypte anna isolate BGI_N300 chromosome 18, bCalAnn1_v1.p, whole genome shotgun sequence and encodes:
- the ZNF207 gene encoding BUB3-interacting and GLEBS motif-containing protein ZNF207 isoform X1, with the protein product MGRKKKKQLKPWCWYCNRDFDDEKILIQHQKAKHFKCHICHKKLYTGPGLAIHCMQVHKETIDAVPNAIPGRTDIELEIYGMEGIPEKDMEERRRLLEQKTQESQKKKQQDDSDEYEDDESAASTSFQPQQVQPQQAYIPPMAQPGLPPVPGAPGMPPGIPPLMAGVPPMMPGMPPVMPGMPPGLHQQRKYMQSFCGGNMMMPMGGMMPPGPGIPPLMPGMPPGRSGLSNSYYGMPPPVGPRPGMPPMTQAQPVTAPGILNRPPAPAASAPTPQPPVTKPLFPSAGQMGTPVTSSSTASSNSESLSASSNALFPSTAQAAAAVPGPVGTDFKPLNSTPATTTEPPKPTFPAYTQSTASTTSTTNSTAAKPATSITSKPATLTTTSATSKLIHPDEDISLEERRAQLPKYQRNLPRPGQASLGNPPVGPIGGMMPPQPGIPPQQGMRPPMPPHGQYGAHHQGMPGYLPGAMPPYGQGPPMVPPYQSGPPRPPMGMRPPVMSQGGRY
- the ZNF207 gene encoding BUB3-interacting and GLEBS motif-containing protein ZNF207 isoform X2; amino-acid sequence: MGRKKKKQLKPWCWYCNRDFDDEKILIQHQKAKHFKCHICHKKLYTGPGLAIHCMQVHKETIDAVPNAIPGRTDIELEIYGMEGIPEKDMEERRRLLEQKTQESQKKKQQDDSDEYEDDESAASTSFQPQQVQPQQAYIPPMAQPGLPPVPGAPGMPPGIPPLMAGVPPMMPGMPPVMPGMPPGLHQQRKYMQSFCGGNMMMPMGGMMPPGPGIPPLMPGMPPGMPPPVGPRPGMPPMTQAQPVTAPGILNRPPAPAASAPTPQPPVTKPLFPSAGQMGTPVTSSSTASSNSESLSASSNALFPSTAQAAAAVPGPVGTDFKPLNSTPATTTEPPKPTFPAYTQSTASTTSTTNSTAAKPATSITSKPATLTTTSATSKLIHPDEDISLEERRAQLPKYQRNLPRPGQASLGNPPVGPIGGMMPPQPGIPPQQGMRPPMPPHGQYGAHHQGMPGYLPGAMPPYGQGPPMVPPYQSGPPRPPMGMRPPVMSQGGRY
- the ZNF207 gene encoding BUB3-interacting and GLEBS motif-containing protein ZNF207 isoform X4; the encoded protein is MGRKKKKQLKPWCWYCNRDFDDEKILIQHQKAKHFKCHICHKKLYTGPGLAIHCMQVHKETIDAVPNAIPGRTDIELEIYGMEGIPEKDMEERRRLLEQKTQESQKKKQQDDSDEYEDDESAASTSFQPQQVQPQQAYIPPMAQPGLPPVPGAPGMPPGIPPLMAGVPPMMPGMPPVMPGMPPGMMPMGGMMPPGPGIPPLMPGMPPGMPPPVGPRPGMPPMTQAQPVTAPGILNRPPAPAASAPTPQPPVTKPLFPSAGQMGTPVTSSSTASSNSESLSASSNALFPSTAQAAAAVPGPVGTDFKPLNSTPATTTEPPKPTFPAYTQSTASTTSTTNSTAAKPATSITSKPATLTTTSATSKLIHPDEDISLEERRAQLPKYQRNLPRPGQASLGNPPVGPIGGMMPPQPGIPPQQGMRPPMPPHGQYGAHHQGMPGYLPGAMPPYGQGPPMVPPYQSGPPRPPMGMRPPVMSQGGRY
- the ZNF207 gene encoding BUB3-interacting and GLEBS motif-containing protein ZNF207 isoform X7, yielding MGRKKKKQLKPWCWYCNRDFDDEKILIQHQKAKHFKCHICHKKLYTGPGLAIHCMQVHKETIDAVPNAIPGRTDIELEIYGMEGIPEKDMEERRRLLEQKTQESQKKKQQDDSDEYEDDESAASTSFQPQQVQPQQAYIPPMAQPGLPPVPGAPGMPPGIPPLMAGVPPMMPGMPPVMPGMPPGMMPMGGMMPPGPGIPPLMPGMPPGRSGLSNSYYGMPPPVGPRPGMPPMTQAQPVTAPGILNRPPAPAASAPTPQPPVTKPLFPSAGQAAAAVPGPVGTDFKPLNSTPATTTEPPKPTFPAYTQSTASTTSTTNSTAAKPATSITSKPATLTTTSATSKLIHPDEDISLEERRAQLPKYQRNLPRPGQASLGNPPVGPIGGMMPPQPGIPPQQGMRPPMPPHGQYGAHHQGMPGYLPGAMPPYGQGPPMVPPYQSGPPRPPMGMRPPVMSQGGRY